One window from the genome of Nicotiana tomentosiformis chromosome 5, ASM39032v3, whole genome shotgun sequence encodes:
- the LOC104085323 gene encoding uncharacterized protein, which yields MLKLKPLIYSPSARPHSVVTEASTVPLRLAGFPVADKSSGSFPANSRIKSPHQLFSTRRRLSHRCFSVSMESAAGVNTATSSSVVRLKPIEATPESFKEFGQVIEASPDGEEFGPRDAQLDLSRGIPRFYVMQLKDRSLRFSKITHHANVTQCLGSIGGNVWYLGVAKPSIVDPADIKGAAGADIVQSRCGHFYVPPAVGEVQAFRISGPKFVKLNHGTWHAGPLFTDDKMDFYNLELNNTNVVDHTTHDFIKKNEVVFLLDD from the exons ATGCTGAAATTGAAGCCATTGATATATTCCCCATCCGCTAGGCCACATAGTGTGGTCACAGAAGCCTCAACTGTTCCTCTCCGACTCGCCGGTTTTCCGGTCGCCGACAAAAGTTCCGGTTCATTTCCGGCGAATTCACGCATAAAATCTCCTCATCAACTGTTTTCGACTCGCCGTCGCTTAAGCCACCGTTGTTTTTCTGTATCAATGGAATCTGCTGCCGGCGTTAACACGGCGACGTCGTCGTCCGTGGTGAGGCTGAAACCCATAGAAGCAACCCCTGAGAGTTTTAAAGAGTTCGGTCAAGTAATTGAGGCGTCCCCTGATGGGGAAGAATTTGGACCTCGTGATGCTCAGCTTGACTTGAGCCGTGGCATTCCCAG GTTTTACGTTATGCAGCTGAAAGATCGGTCGCTCAGATTTTCTAAGATAACACATCATGCCAATGTGACCCAATGTCTGGGATCTATTGGAGGCAATGTTTGGTATCTTGGAGTTGCTAAGCCATCTATTGTGGATCCAGCTGATATCAAGGGCGCTGCAGGTGCTGATATTGTGCAGTCACGTTGTGGGCACTTTTATGTGCCTCCTGCTGTTGGTGAAGTGCAGGCTTTCAGAATTTCAGGTCCAAAGTTTGTAAAGCTGAACCATGGTACATGGCATGCTGGGCCATTATTTACAGATGACAAAATGGACTTTTACAATCTGGAGCTGAACAATACTAAT GTGGTTGATCACACAACACATGACTTCATCAAGAAGAATGAGGTGGTTTTCCTACTGGATGATTAG
- the LOC104085324 gene encoding uncharacterized protein — translation MPGGPKKYRKKAPDEPTKKYGKRLRKGTPMTCSNCKTVLHNKKGCAILKGQSSLAGAGSNTANARATTTASGGHYGTTGGGGSASQQSTTITTARSATKKNYGTTADSG, via the exons ATGCCTGGTGGACCTAAGAAATATAGAAAGAAGGCTCCAGATGAACCTACAAAGAAATATGGTAAGAGATTAAGGAAGGGGACACCAATGACGTGTTCTAATTGCAAGACAGTATTGCATAACAAGAAAGGTTGTGCAATCCTG AAAGGTCAAAGTTCACTTGCTGGTGCTGGGAGTAATACTGCAAATGCACGTGCTACAACAACTGCATCAGGAGGTCATTATGGTACTACTGGTGGTGGTGGATCTGCATCACAACAATCTACTACTATTACAACAGCTAGATCcgcaacaaaaaaaaattatggaaCTACTGCTGATAGTGGATGA
- the LOC104085325 gene encoding pentatricopeptide repeat-containing protein At2g16880 encodes MSSPTPGYSPLNPSQLIQTITTLLSSSKSLPKSTLKSYLPHLTLPIIHSILSSPTLSSHPTTLFSFFQWSQSHIPSLSTHPLPFPALPSLLSSLLSHRKFKIAKSLLLNFIPSDHPQHLLHRHLLHPISSFPQPSRDLLDTAIGSYCQCEQPHLALQIFKKMKRLRMCPNSLTFNTLINALVKYPSTHSVDLCNELFNDVLKLGLAPNTNTFNILIRGYCLVYKFKDANGLLNRMSEFGCVPDNVSYNTLLDGLCKKGRLNDVRDLLLDMKGKGLVPNRNTYNILVHGYCKMGWLKDAAQVVELMTQNNTLPDLWTYNMLIDGLCNEGRIDDAFKLRDEMVGLKLLPDVKTYNTLINGCLDNKRSSEAFDLLEVMNKKGIKCDESTHNTLIKWYCKEGKVEKAREVIQQMEEGGLCPDCVSYNTLISAYCKAGNLPEVLRIMKRMGEKGLKMDNFSLNTMLHTLCQERKLDEAYELLSVAHTRGYLVDAVSYGTLIAGYFRCGNMEKALKLWDEMKEREVIPTIITYNIIIGGLCKSGKTQLAIAKLNELLEKGIVPNEITYNTIIHGYCWEGNIEKAFQFHNKMVENSFKPDVYTCNILLRGLCREGMLEKAIKLFNTWIDKGKTIDVVTYNTLITALCKDQRLEDALGLVAEMEEKNVQRDKYTYNAIIGALTGAGRLKEAEEFLSNMTERERPSEQQPQMDNREHELTAESSHELDPSSIAYSQQIDELCAEGRYKDAMLIYTELTQRGIALQKSTYFTLIKGLIKRRKSVSKTG; translated from the coding sequence ATGAGTTCCCCAACTCCAGGATATTCTCCATTGAATCCTTCTCAACTAATCCAAACAATCACCACTCTTCTCTCTTCCTCCAAATCCCTCCCCAAATCCACTCTCAAATCCTACCTCCCTCACCTCACCCTTCCCATTATCCACTCCATTCTCTCCTCCCCTACCCTCTCTTCTCACCCCACCACCCTCTTCTCCTTCTTCCAATGGTCTCAATCCCACATACCCTCTCTCTCCACCCACCCCCTCCCTTTTCCTGCCCTCCCCTCTCTCTTATCTTCCCTCTTATCCCATCGCAAATTCAAGATTGCCAAATCCCTTCTCCTTAACTTTATCCCTTCTGATCACCCCCAACACCTTCTCCACCGTCACCTCCTTCACCCCATTTCCTCTTTCCCTCAACCCTCAAGGGATTTGTTGGATACTGCTATTGGTTCTTATTGCCAGTGTGAACAACCCCATCTTGCTCTTCagattttcaagaaaatgaaACGCCTTCGAATGTGCCCGAATTCGCTGACTTTTAATACTTTGATTAATGCATTGGTAAAGTACCCTTCTACTCACTCTGTTGATTTATGTAATGAGCTGTTCAATGATGTGCTTAAGCTTGGTTTGGCTCCGAATACAAATACTTTCAATATTTTGATTAGAGGGTATTGTTTAGTTTACAAGTTTAAGGATGCTAATGGCTTGTTGAATAGAATGAGTGAGTTTGGTTGCGTGCCGGATAATGTGAGTTATAATACTTTATTGGATGGACTGTGCAAGAAAGGTAGGTTGAATGATGTTAGGGATTTGTTGTTGGATATGAAGGGTAAAGGTCTCGTGCCAAACAGGAATACGTATAATATTTTGGTACATGGTTATTGTAAAATGGGGTGGTTGAAGGACGCTGCTCAGGTCGTCGAGCTGATGACGCAGAACAATACGTTGCCTGATCTTTGGACTTATAATATGTTGATTGATGGTCTGTGTAATGAAGGAAGGATCGATGATGCCTTTAAGCTTCGGGATGAGATGGTCGGGTTGAAATTGTTGCCTGATGTGAAAACTTATAACACCCTGATTAACGGGTGTCTTGATAATAAGAGAAGTTCAGAGGCCTTTGATCTGCTTGAAGTAATGAATAAGAAAGGGATCAAATGTGATGAATCTACTCATAATACATTGATTAAATGGTATTGCAAAGAAGGGAAGGTAGAAAAAGCTAGAGAGGTGATTCAACAAATGGAGGAAGGTGGTTTATGTCCAGATTGTGTTTCCTACAATACTTTGATAAGTGCATACTGTAAAGCAGGAAATCTACCAGAGGTTTTGAGGATAATGAAAAGAATGGGTGAAAAAGGTTTGAAAATGGATAATTTTTCTCTCAATACAATGCTTCATACTCTTTGTCAAGAAAGGAAACTTGATGAGGCCTACGAGTTGCTCTCTGTTGCTCATACCAGGGGCTATCTTGTCGATGCGGTAAGTTATGGCACTCTTATTGCTGGGTACTTTAGGTGTGGAAATATGGAAAAAGCTCTTAAGCTTTGGGATGAGATGAAAGAGAGAGAGGTAATTCCCACTATTATCACATACAACATCATAATTGGAGGGCTCTGTAAATCAGGTAAAACTCAGCTGGCAATCGCTAAACTCAACGAACTTTTAGAGAAGGGCATAGTGCCTAATGAAATAACATACAATACTATTATTCATGGATACTGTTGGGAGGGGAACATTGAGAAAGCATTTCAATTTCACAACAAAATGGTGGAGAATTCTTTTAAGCCTGATGTATATACATGCAACATTCTTCTTCGGGGACTTTGTAGGGAAGGTATGCTTGAAAAAGCCATTAAGCTATTTAATACGTGGATTGATAAAGGGAAGACCATTGATGTAGTAACTTATAACACCTTGATTACGGCTCTTTGTAAAGATCAAAGACTTGAGGATGCTCTAGGCCTTGTTGCTGAAATGGAAGAGAAAAATGTCCAACGTGATAAGTACACATATAATGCTATTATTGGTGCACTTACTGGTGCTGGAAGGCTTAAGGAAGCAGAAGAATTTTTGTCAAATATGACAGAGAGAGAAAGACCATCTGAACAGCAGCCGCAAATGGATAACAGGGAACATGAACTCACAGCTGAATCTTCACATGAACTAGATCCAAGTTCAATTGCTT